One Aegilops tauschii subsp. strangulata cultivar AL8/78 chromosome 7, Aet v6.0, whole genome shotgun sequence genomic window carries:
- the LOC109752291 gene encoding twinkle homolog protein, chloroplastic/mitochondrial isoform X2, whose translation MPPRPSLQSLLLMAASTSAGAGGSGLLLAARRRFPAAFAAAGGHRVGLLHSFPSRTRLPRRPELACCFGTAPAEAVPAAAPATPRSRNVRSMEERRACEERLGQVVEKMKKEGIDMSQWRLGTFQRTICPQCEGGSTEERSLSVFIREDGTHGNWTCFRANCGWKGYTQPDGVPKAYQAKKDSGNENESDQEVKANQPVKVIRKLREEDLRLEPLCDELVTYFSERMISAKTLRRNNVSQRKRNNKIVIAFTYRRDKVLVGCKYREVSKKFSQEANTEKILYGLDDIKQARDIIIVEGEIDKLSMEEAGYCNCVSVPDGAPAQVSNKLPDKDHDKKYSYLWNCKEYLDPASRIILATDADPPGQALAEELARRLGKERCWRVKWPKKNETEFCKDANEVLMFLGPRALKEVIEGIHGDELGIPTGWKCMDGLYKVVPGELTIVTGVPNSGKSEWIDALLCNINNQCGWKFVLCSMENKVRDHARKLLEKHIKKPFFDARYGGSVERMSKDEFEEGKEWLNESFHLIRCEDDCLPSIDWVLNLAKAAVLRHGVRGLVIDPYNELDHQRPPNQTETEYVSQILTKIKRFAQHHSCHVWFVAHPRQLHNWTGAPPNMYDISGSAHFINKCDNGIVIHRNRDPDAGPVDVVQVCMKKVRNKVIGQIGDAFLTYDRITGEYKEADEAIVAKVVKQQIRQKSTSYQR comes from the exons ATGCCGCCGCGGCCGTCCCTCCAGTCGCTGCTCCTCATGGCCGCCTCCACCTCCGCGGGCGCCGGGGGCTCGggcctcctcctcgccgcgcgccgccgcttccccgccgccttcgccgccgCGGGGGGCCACCGCGTCGGCCTGCTCCACTCCTTCCCCTCCCGGACCCGCCTCCCCCGGCGGCCCGAGCTCGCCTGCTGCTTCGGGACCGCCCCCGCCGAGGCcgtgcccgccgccgcccccgcgacCCCGCGCTCCAGGAATG TTCGTTCCATGGAGGAGAGAAGGGCTTGTGAAGAACGACTAGGGCAGGTAGTTGAGAAGATGAAAAAGGAAGGAATAGATATGAGCCAATGGAGGCTTGGCACTTTTCAACGGACGATTTGCCCACAG TGCGAAGGGGGCTCAACTGAGGAACGAAGCCTCAGCGTATTCATCCGGGAAGATGG TACACATGGAAACTGGACTTGTTTTAGAGCGAATTGTGGATGGAAAGGCTATACCCAG CCTGATGGAGTTCCGAAGGCGTACCAAGCAAAGAAGGACTCGGGAAATGAAAATGAAAGTGACCAGGAAGTCAAAGCAAATCAGCCAGTCAAGGTTATCAGAAAACTTCGTGAAGAGGACCTGCGTCTCGAGCCTCTTTGTGATGAG CTCGTGACATACTTTTCAGAAAGAATGATATCGGCAAAAACACTTAGAAGGAACAATGTATCGCAACGTAAAAGGAATAACAAG ATCGTTATTGCTTTCACCTATAGACGTGATAAAGTCCTTGTTGGCTGCAAATACAGGGAAGTATCTAAGAAATTTTCACAG GAGGCGAACACAGAGAAAATTTTGTACGGTCTGGATGATATAAAGCAAGCACGCGATATTATCATT GTTGAGGGTGAAATTGATAAACTTTCCATGGAGGAGGCTGGCTATTGTAATTGTGTGAGTGTGCCAGATGGTGCACCAGCGCAAGTATCAAACAAACTCCCGGACAAAGATCAT GATAAAAAGTATTCATATCTGTGGAACTGCAAAGAGTATCTTGACCCG GCATCTAGGATAATACTGGCAACGGATGCTGATCCTCCAGGGCAGGCTCTTGCTGAGGAACTTGCTCGACGTCTTGGTAAAGAAAG gtgttggagGGTCAAATGGCCAAAGAAGAACGAGACAGAATTTTGCAAAGATGCTAACGAG GTACTTATGTTCTTAGGACCACGAGCATTGAAAGAGGTTATAGAAG GAATTCATGGGGATGAGCTTGGAATTCCTACTGGTTGGAAATGTATGGATGGGCTCTACAAG GTTGTTCCTGGGGAATTGACCATAGTAACAGGAGTACCAAATTCCGGCAAAAGTGAGTGGATCGATGCATTACTGTGTAATATAAACAATCAGTGTGGATGGAAATTTGTACTATGCTCGATGGAAAACAAG GTCAGAGACCATGCCCGGAAACTATTGGAGAAGCACATTAAGAAACCTTTCTTTGATGCTAG ATATGGGGGCTCTGTGGAACGGATGAGTAAAGATGAATTTGAAGAAGGCAAAGAATGGTTGAATGAGTCATTCCATCTGATTAG GTGTGAAGATGATTGCCTTCCATCCATCGATTGGGTTCTTAATCTTGCTAAAGCCGCAGTTCTAAGACATGGAGTACGTGGTCTTGTGATTGATCCTTATAACGAGCTTGACCATCAGCGCCCCCCAAATCA AACCGAGACAGAATATGTCAGCCAGATCCTTACGAAGATTAAGCGTTTTGCACAACATCATTCATGTCATGTATGGTTTGTTGCGCACCCTAGGCAG CTTCACAACTGGACTGGCGCACCGCCTAATATGTACGACATCAGTGGAAGTGCGCATTTCATAAACAAATGTGATAATGGTATCGTCATACACCGAAACAGGGATCCAGATGCTGGCCCTGTGGATGTCGTGCAG GTCTGTATGAAGAAGGTTCGGAACAAAGTGATTGGGCAAATAGGGGATGCTTTCTTGACATACGACCG GATTACTGGTGAATACAAGGAAGCCGATGAGGCCATTGTAGCAAAGGTGGTGAAGCAGCAGATTCGTCAGAAATCGACAAGTTACCAACGCTGA
- the LOC109752285 gene encoding dolichyl-diphosphooligosaccharide--protein glycosyltransferase subunit DAD1, producing MPKADGDAKLLIQSLNKAYAATPTNLKIIDLYVFFAMVTALVQVGYMGVVGSFPFNSFLSGVLSCIGTAVLAVCLRIQVNKDNKEFKDLPPERAFADFVLCNLVLHLVIINFLG from the exons ATGCCGAAGGCTGACGGGGATGCCAAGCTCCTGATCCAGTCCCTGAACAAGGCCTATGCTGCCACGCCCACGAATCTCAAG ATCATTGACCTGTATGTGTTTTTTGCCATGGTGACTGCGCTTGTTCAG GTTGGTTACATGGGAGTAGTTGGGTCATTTCCCTTCAACTCGTTCCTCTCAGGTGTCCTGTCATGCATAGGAACTGCAGTGCTTGCTG TGTGCCTCCGTATTCAAGTCAACAAGGACAACAAGGAATTCAAG GATCTTCCTCCAGAAAGGGCCTTTGCAGATTTCGTCCTGTGCAATCTGGTGCTCCACCTGGTGATCATAAACTTCCTCGGATAA
- the LOC109752286 gene encoding uncharacterized protein: MPRDQEVIFASNVEQAAEKISRYYLVDTSRAAHKPIYFDGYQGLAASAVLRAIDKHPPPYLLERFDKIIHVDCSRWKSRRALQRTIAQILELPHRVMAAIDRQDREDDFTGTDEASRGEINDVGREIHRTLQEHRCLILFCNGSNDTVDLYDFGIPRSEVVPVPCLQRIIMMGCEQLRAVLWPEMGVPRLTLLVIDTRGEKVERTLPDLDKLKKGHHHGYVATMDMRFIQSLVRRSYNIFWSPYTVGCSLNLCISAGGQWCSNEKMGSDSISGPPLAKSLFPNHSYNTYNDFAVDDISIDHDYSSAVQFQPGDYHVEIGDGFSNTSVETIPGMKAIILVMDKAESLHVHDNSSITTANPGNIPGLMKSGQVLKLGWNCLKWCRVERCPKLHTVFDANHVYCNFEELESIWAADLPMARCIWSEGSARYYSARAHRYAKLQSIHLHSCPRLTFILPLSWLDTLRNLETIHIVFCGDLKVVFPVEQKLDLSISTYIPMAFISGTLEFPNLKHVYLHDLHKLQQICEAKMFAPKLETIRVRGCWGLRRLPAIGRDNHPVVDCEKDWWDKLEWDGQEAGHHPSLFKTHHSSYYKMPLERISVLR; the protein is encoded by the exons ATGCCTCGAGATCAAGAG GTCATCTTTGCGAGCAATGTCGAACAAGCGGCAGAGAAGATCTCTCGTTATTATCTAGTGGATACGAGTAGGGCTGCACATAAGCCCATCTATTTTGATGGATATCAAGGCCTGGCTGCTTCTGCGGTGCTTAGAGCAATAGACAAGCACCCTCCTCCGTATCTGTTGGAAAGATTCGACAAGATCATCCACGTTGATTGCTCCAGGTGGAAAAGCCGAAGAGCACTCCAAAGGACAATCGCACAAATACTGGAGCTTCCTCATCGGGTGATGGCTGCCATTGATAGGCAAGACAGGGAAGATGATTTCACTGGGACAGATGAAGCATCAAGAGGTGAGATTAATGATGTCGGGAGAGAGATCCACCGAACCCTACAAGAACACAGATGTTTAATCCTATTCTGCAATGGAAGCAACGACACTGTTGATTTGTATGATTTTGGCATTCCTCGGTCTGAGGTGGTGCCTGTCCCATGTCTCCAACGAATCATCATGATGGGTTGTGAGCAGCTTCGTGCCGTGCTTTGGCCAGAAATGGGGGTGCCCAGACTAACTTTGCTAGTCATTGACACCCGAGGAGAAAAGGTCGAAAGAACACTACCAGATTTAGACAAGCTAAAAAAGGGACATCATCATGGATATGTTGCTACAATGGACATGAGATTCATTCAGTCACTAGTGCGAAGAAGTTACAATATCTTTTGGTCCCCATACACCGTTGGATGTAGTCTAAACCTCTGCATATCTGCTGGCGGACAGTGGTGCAGCAACGAGAAGATGGGCTCTGACAGCATATCAGGGCCACCCCTAGCGAAGTCATTATTTCCCAATCACTCTTACAACACCTACAATGATTTTGCTGTTGATGACATAAGTATTGATCATGACTACAGCAGCGCAGTGCAGTTTCAGCCGGGGGACTACCATGTGGAGATTGGTGATGGATTTAGCAACACTAGCGTGGAAACCATCCCAGGAATGAAAGCTATCATCTTAGTGATGGACAAGGCTGAGTCGCTGCATGTGCATGACAATTCTTCCATCACtactgccaaccctggaaacatCCCTGGACTCATGAAGTCCGGTCAAGTGCTGAAACTTGGTTGGAATTGTCTCAAATGGTGTCGTGTGGAGCGATGTCCCAAGCTACACACAGTATTCGATGCTAATCACGTTTATTGCAATTTTGAAGAACTAGAGAGCATTTGGGCAGCTGATCTTCCAATGGCCCGCTGCATTTGGAGCGAAGGATCGGCCAGGTATTACTCGGCACGTGCTCATAGGTATGCGAAACTGCAGAGCATACACCTTCACTCCTGCCCGAGGCTCACATTTATCCTCCCACTGTCGTGGTTGGACACCTTGAGAAACTTGGAGACCATCCACATCGTCTTCTGTGGCGATCTGAAAGTGGTGTTCCCAGTGGAGCAGAAGCTCGACCTGAGCATTTCAACATACATACCTATGGCGTTCATAAGTGGTACACTGGAGTTCCCCAACCTGAAGCATGTGTACCTGCACGACCTCCACAAGCTGCAGCAGATATGCGAAGCCAAGATGTTTGCTCCCAAGCTCGAGACCATCAGGGTCAGGGGCTGCTGGGGTCTGAGGCGCCTCCCAGCCATCGGCCGAGACAACCACCCTGTCGTGGACTGCGAGAAGGATTGGTGGGACAAGCTGGAGTGGGACGGTCAGGAGGCCGGCCATCATCCTTCCCTCTTCAAGACGCACCACTCGTCTTATTACAAGATGCCCCTGGAGAGAATTTCCGTTCTCCGGTGA
- the LOC109752292 gene encoding patellin-6 codes for MGVEVVSGGAVEAVAPAKEVSAKVEVEAGAAAVAVAKNMSFREESNRLGDLKDAERKALAELRAKVEEAIVEGKLFDDDSASVKVKAKVEPKKKEGKKKEGKKKKAEEKKEEAAADEKKPEVAAEEKKEDAVEAGEEKKEEEAKEEVAVAEPAEEKKEEAVAAEEKQEEAAEEKKEPEAEAAAEKEETAAVEAEKAAPVAAAVVDKDVALWGVPLLPSKGDEATDVVLLKFLRARDFKAGAAFDMLRRTLRWRREWKSLAATAADGDDDEGDALPEGACVLDGADREGHPVCYNALGVFADEAVYRSALGTDGGKKPARFLRWRVRAMERHVAELDFRPGGAASLLQVTDLRGSPGPARKDLRVAMKQVLDLFQDNYPELVARNILINVPFSYYAFTTVFFPFLTQRTKSKLVVARPSKVTETLLKYIPIEAIPVKYGGLKRDGDTEFACEHDAEIAEVVVKANSTETIEMEATEGDTTLTWDVTVLGWEVRYTEEFVPADEGAYTIVVSKGRKVGAGEEAVRNSFRAVEAGKVVITVENATRGRKRVLFRHKAKSALAKKC; via the exons AtgggcgtggaggtcgtctccggCGGGGCTGTGGAGGCGGTGGCGCCGGCGAAGGAGGTGAGTGCGAAGGTGGAGGTGGAGGCGGGCGCGGCCGCCGTGGCCGTGGCCAAGAACATGTCGTTCAGGGAGGAGAGCAACCGCCTGGGCGACCTCAAGGACGCCGAGCGGAAGGCGCTCGCCGAGCTCCGCGCCAAGGTCGAGGAGGCCATCGTCGAGGGCAAGCTGTTCGACGACGACAGCGCCAGCGTCAAGGTCAAGGCGAAGGTGGAGCCCAAGAAGAAGGAGGGTAAGAAGAAGGAGGGCaagaagaagaaggccgaggagaagaaggaggaggcggcggccgacgAGAAGAAGCCGGAGGTGGCtgctgaggagaagaaggaggatgCGGTGGAAGCGGGTGAGGAGAAGAAAGAGGAGGAAGCCAAGGAGGAGGTGGCCGTGGCCGAGCCGgccgaggagaagaaggaggaggccgTGGCGGCCGAGGAGAAGCAGGAGGAGGCGGCTGAAGAAAAGAAAGAGCCGGAGGCCGAGGCGGCCGCGGAGAAGGAGGAGACCGCCGCCGTCGAGGCCGAGAAGGCGGCGCCGGTCGCGGCGGCCGTCGTCGACAAGGACGTGGCGCTGTGGGGCGTGCCGCTGCTGCCGAGCAAGGGCGACGAGGCCACGGACGTGGTCCTCCTCAAGTTCCTCCGCGCGCGCGACTTCAAGGCGGGCGCCGCCTTCGACATGCTCCGCCGGACGCTCCGGTGGCGCCGGGAGTGGAAGAGCCtggccgccaccgccgccgacggcgacgacgacgagggcGACGCGCTCCCGGAGGGCGCGTGCGTCCTCGACGGCGCGGACCGCGAGGGCCACCCGGTGTGCTACAACGCGCTGGGCGTGTTCGCGGACGAGGCCGTGTACAGGAGCGCGCTGGGCACCGACGGCGGCAAGAAGCCGGCCCGGTTCCTCCGCTGGCGGGTGCGCGCCATGGAGCGCCACGTGGCCGAGCTCGACTTCCGCCCCGGCGGCGCCGCGTCGCTGCTGCAGGTGACGGACCTCCGCGGCTCCCCCGGCCCCGCCAGGAAGGACCTCCGCGTCGCCATGAAGCAGGTGCTCGACCTCTTCCAGGACAACTACCCCGAGCTCGTCGCCAGGAAC ATCCTGATCAACGTGCCGTTCTCCTACTACGCCTTCACGACCGTCTTCTTCCCGTTCCTGACGCAGCGGACCAAGAGCAAGCTGGTCGTCGCCCGCCCCTCGAAGGTCACCGAGACGCTGCTCAAGTACATCCCGATCGAGGCCATCCCGGTGAAGTACGGCGGGCTGAAGCGCGACGGCGACACGGAGTTCGCCTGCGAGCACGACGCCGAGATCGCCGAGGTGGTCGTCAAGGCGAACTCCACCGAAACCATCGAGATGGAGGCCACCGAG GGCGACACGACGCTGACGTGGGACGTGACGGTGCTGGGGTGGGAGGTGAGGTACACGGAGGAGTTCGTGCCCGCCGACGAGGGCGCGTACACCATCGTGGTGAGCAAGGGCCGGAAGGTgggcgccggcgaggaggcggtgcgCAACTCGTTCCGCGCGGTGGAGGCCGGCAAGGTGGTGATCACGGTGGAGAACGCGACCCGCGGCAGGAAGCGGGTGCTCTTCCGGCACAAGGCCAAGAGCGCCCTCGCCAAGAAGTGCTGA
- the LOC109752291 gene encoding twinkle homolog protein, chloroplastic/mitochondrial isoform X1: protein MPPRPSLQSLLLMAASTSAGAGGSGLLLAARRRFPAAFAAAGGHRVGLLHSFPSRTRLPRRPELACCFGTAPAEAVPAAAPATPRSRNVRSMEERRACEERLGQVVEKMKKEGIDMSQWRLGTFQRTICPQCEGGSTEERSLSVFIREDGTHGNWTCFRANCGWKGYTQPDGVPKAYQAKKDSGNENESDQEVKANQPVKVIRKLREEDLRLEPLCDELVTYFSERMISAKTLRRNNVSQRKRNNKIVIAFTYRRDKVLVGCKYREVSKKFSQEANTEKILYGLDDIKQARDIIIVEGEIDKLSMEEAGYCNCVSVPDGAPAQVSNKLPDKDHDKKYSYLWNCKEYLDPASRIILATDADPPGQALAEELARRLGKERCWRVKWPKKNETEFCKDANEVLMFLGPRALKEVIEGAELYPIRGLFNFKDFFPEIDSYYLGIHGDELGIPTGWKCMDGLYKVVPGELTIVTGVPNSGKSEWIDALLCNINNQCGWKFVLCSMENKVRDHARKLLEKHIKKPFFDARYGGSVERMSKDEFEEGKEWLNESFHLIRCEDDCLPSIDWVLNLAKAAVLRHGVRGLVIDPYNELDHQRPPNQTETEYVSQILTKIKRFAQHHSCHVWFVAHPRQLHNWTGAPPNMYDISGSAHFINKCDNGIVIHRNRDPDAGPVDVVQVCMKKVRNKVIGQIGDAFLTYDRITGEYKEADEAIVAKVVKQQIRQKSTSYQR from the exons ATGCCGCCGCGGCCGTCCCTCCAGTCGCTGCTCCTCATGGCCGCCTCCACCTCCGCGGGCGCCGGGGGCTCGggcctcctcctcgccgcgcgccgccgcttccccgccgccttcgccgccgCGGGGGGCCACCGCGTCGGCCTGCTCCACTCCTTCCCCTCCCGGACCCGCCTCCCCCGGCGGCCCGAGCTCGCCTGCTGCTTCGGGACCGCCCCCGCCGAGGCcgtgcccgccgccgcccccgcgacCCCGCGCTCCAGGAATG TTCGTTCCATGGAGGAGAGAAGGGCTTGTGAAGAACGACTAGGGCAGGTAGTTGAGAAGATGAAAAAGGAAGGAATAGATATGAGCCAATGGAGGCTTGGCACTTTTCAACGGACGATTTGCCCACAG TGCGAAGGGGGCTCAACTGAGGAACGAAGCCTCAGCGTATTCATCCGGGAAGATGG TACACATGGAAACTGGACTTGTTTTAGAGCGAATTGTGGATGGAAAGGCTATACCCAG CCTGATGGAGTTCCGAAGGCGTACCAAGCAAAGAAGGACTCGGGAAATGAAAATGAAAGTGACCAGGAAGTCAAAGCAAATCAGCCAGTCAAGGTTATCAGAAAACTTCGTGAAGAGGACCTGCGTCTCGAGCCTCTTTGTGATGAG CTCGTGACATACTTTTCAGAAAGAATGATATCGGCAAAAACACTTAGAAGGAACAATGTATCGCAACGTAAAAGGAATAACAAG ATCGTTATTGCTTTCACCTATAGACGTGATAAAGTCCTTGTTGGCTGCAAATACAGGGAAGTATCTAAGAAATTTTCACAG GAGGCGAACACAGAGAAAATTTTGTACGGTCTGGATGATATAAAGCAAGCACGCGATATTATCATT GTTGAGGGTGAAATTGATAAACTTTCCATGGAGGAGGCTGGCTATTGTAATTGTGTGAGTGTGCCAGATGGTGCACCAGCGCAAGTATCAAACAAACTCCCGGACAAAGATCAT GATAAAAAGTATTCATATCTGTGGAACTGCAAAGAGTATCTTGACCCG GCATCTAGGATAATACTGGCAACGGATGCTGATCCTCCAGGGCAGGCTCTTGCTGAGGAACTTGCTCGACGTCTTGGTAAAGAAAG gtgttggagGGTCAAATGGCCAAAGAAGAACGAGACAGAATTTTGCAAAGATGCTAACGAG GTACTTATGTTCTTAGGACCACGAGCATTGAAAGAGGTTATAGAAGGTGCAGAACTGTATCCTATAAGAGGTCTATTCAACTTCAAAGATTTCTTCCCTGAGATCGATAGTTATTATCTAGGAATTCATGGGGATGAGCTTGGAATTCCTACTGGTTGGAAATGTATGGATGGGCTCTACAAG GTTGTTCCTGGGGAATTGACCATAGTAACAGGAGTACCAAATTCCGGCAAAAGTGAGTGGATCGATGCATTACTGTGTAATATAAACAATCAGTGTGGATGGAAATTTGTACTATGCTCGATGGAAAACAAG GTCAGAGACCATGCCCGGAAACTATTGGAGAAGCACATTAAGAAACCTTTCTTTGATGCTAG ATATGGGGGCTCTGTGGAACGGATGAGTAAAGATGAATTTGAAGAAGGCAAAGAATGGTTGAATGAGTCATTCCATCTGATTAG GTGTGAAGATGATTGCCTTCCATCCATCGATTGGGTTCTTAATCTTGCTAAAGCCGCAGTTCTAAGACATGGAGTACGTGGTCTTGTGATTGATCCTTATAACGAGCTTGACCATCAGCGCCCCCCAAATCA AACCGAGACAGAATATGTCAGCCAGATCCTTACGAAGATTAAGCGTTTTGCACAACATCATTCATGTCATGTATGGTTTGTTGCGCACCCTAGGCAG CTTCACAACTGGACTGGCGCACCGCCTAATATGTACGACATCAGTGGAAGTGCGCATTTCATAAACAAATGTGATAATGGTATCGTCATACACCGAAACAGGGATCCAGATGCTGGCCCTGTGGATGTCGTGCAG GTCTGTATGAAGAAGGTTCGGAACAAAGTGATTGGGCAAATAGGGGATGCTTTCTTGACATACGACCG GATTACTGGTGAATACAAGGAAGCCGATGAGGCCATTGTAGCAAAGGTGGTGAAGCAGCAGATTCGTCAGAAATCGACAAGTTACCAACGCTGA